AGAGCAAACACGCATTAAGGGAAATATCGTGTTGACAGTGATCTCCTTTCCTGTCACCACTGCAACCCAGGCCATCCGATGCCTCTTAGTTACCTCCTTGACCTGCTGTGCATATCCTCTTTTCCAAATCTCATATTGTGGTCCACCTTTCTGCCATTTCTACCATGTGACTTAGTATGACAGCCTTTCACACAGCACAAGTGTCCCATCTTCCCAAGGATAATGCCGCACGCAAATGCTGCCAATTCAGTTGTATACATCCAAAATGGTGATTCGACCCACAATACACTGCAACTGACACATAACTGTCAACCGTCAATGACCGTGAATTTCCGTAGTCTACCGAAAAGTTGTAAAAACTATCAATTTATATAATACCCTGAGGAATCCTTTGTAAATGAGAAAGGATGTGTACTGCTCTTTCTTTAAAGTGTAATTTGTATGTGTTATGCATCTTGCATTATGTTTGtatattgttaaaaaaataaacaacaacaGCTCTAACcatgaaaataaaaacaggaaGACAGGTGGAGAATATCAAATatctttttttctattttgcgaaggggggggggctctgggcTGCAGCCCAGGAAAGCCCGTGCATGATGACGTCAGTGGTTCTAGAATCTACAATATTCGAATGACGCTCACCTATACTGCGCAGCTATAAAACTGTCATTTGCATCCTGCATTGAGATACAATGGGTGTCAAACAATCACGTTCCGACTCTGACTGTGAATCTCCTCCcaagaaaaggagagagagtaCGGAAGGCGATTTGCGGTTTAAAGGGCCCCACAAAGGTTGGACGACTGGTTTTGATAGTTCATGAAAATTACACAtaacttatttattattaagaaagccATGTAAATCTTTTTAATAAGGCTTGTTGCAAGAACAGATGTAAACAATGTACTAGACTTatagattaaacaaataaattaaagcaataattaattcattaattgatAAAAATTGCCACTGAATGTTTTGAAAACAAACATGTACCCAAATTGATTCAATATTGTGGCTGCTTTGATTCTGAACCTGAGCTTATTCTGACTGTAGCATGTAATAGACAAACTAAAGATAatactgaatgaacagaccaagTTCAAGGTAGGTATGcagtaaaaaaatattaatgcatGGTATTTAAAGTTAGTAGTGAAGTTTCTGTAACTGTGTTATCGTATAGAAAATGCTGTGTGGACTCTTTCTGAAGTGTACCTGCTTAATGTTGTAGAACATTTGGAGGACCtgtaccaccagggggagctacTGGGAGAGGGTGATTATGGAGCCGTTTATGCCGGCGCTCGCAAGGCCGATGGCTTCCCAGTAAGTCTCCAAATGGTGAAGTCATGACATGCATAGTTATATCTCTCCAGAGATCCCTTTTATTATACCTGCTAGATGCAGCTGTAAAAGCCTATGCTTTCTCAATATATACTACACtaaatttgtgattttttttccctctaggTGGCCATCAAATATGCCCGAAAGGATGACAAGGAGCTAGAACTGGTAAGTGTTTTCATTCATGGAGCTTGGTTTATTTGCAAGAATTTCTGCCTTAATATATGTACACCCTGCCCTCCCATTCATAGCCTGGACTTGACGGGCCCATCCCACTGGAAGTGGCGCTAATGATGCTTGTCAGCCATGAGTCATCATGTGCTAATGTGCTGAAACTCATGGACTGGTTCAATGGACCAGAAGATTACATCATGATCCTGGAAAGGCTGGACCCATGCCAGGATTTATATCAATTTTGTGATAGCAAAGGAGGGTATCTATCTGAAGATATTGCAAGGCACGTGCTGGTCCAGGTGCTCCGGGCCTTGCGTCACTGCCAGGATTCAGGAGTCTTTCATCGCGACCTCAAAGCTGAAAATATGTTAATCAGGACTGACACT
This DNA window, taken from Brienomyrus brachyistius isolate T26 unplaced genomic scaffold, BBRACH_0.4 scaffold69, whole genome shotgun sequence, encodes the following:
- the LOC125725658 gene encoding serine/threonine-protein kinase pim-3-like; this translates as MAQEHLEDLYHQGELLGEGDYGAVYAGARKADGFPVAIKYARKDDKELELPGLDGPIPLEVALMMLVSHESSCANVLKLMDWFNGPEDYIMILERLDPCQDLYQFCDSKGGYLSEDIARHVLVQVLRALRHCQDSGVFHRDLKAENMLIRTDTLEVKLIDFGCGDKWKNTPYVEYSGTEDFAPPELFLSGEYLAGPTTVWSVGLTLYELVCGYMPFCNKRTTISDCLIFRYAGA